The Pochonia chlamydosporia 170 chromosome Unknown PCv3seq00021, whole genome shotgun sequence DNA window TGCCTCATATTGATGGGATCAGTGCCGACATAGCCCTTGTGTGCAGCCTGTTGCTCTGCATGACAGAAGTATTCGACGGCACAAGTGAGGGTTGGAAACTACACTTGGAGGGTACTAAGCGCTTATTGATTACGGCACAGAAACAACGATGTGATGTGGTGACTGGTCGTTATAAATTTTTGCTTTGCCTTGCAAGATTCTTAGactctgccaccaccacgtcGACATGCAAACCGCCACTTATAGGGGACGAGGCCGCCGAGGCACAGGCTCTGGATAGTTGGACGGCTACTCCAGAGGACGAGGAATCAGCCATCTATGGTATTCCTAAGGTGCTGTTCCATATGGTAGACTGTGTCAACACTTTAGCCGAACTCCGAAGCACGAGGGTAGATCAAACTTCCGAAGCCGCCTTTCGACGACATGCTACCGAGATCGAACGTCGGATCAATAATTGGCCACACCAGTACAGTGCCATGTCGCCGGCAGGTTCAGCTCTTGAGtctgctgatgatgacgTGTTGCATGCTGGTCTAGCCTTTGAATACGCCATTCGTTTACGGCTTCACCAGATTGTCGAGGGTTATGAGCTTACCGATCCTAAAGTTGGGAAATATGTCGACGGCATTCTCGACTGTGCCCAAAAGATCCGATATGGCAGTCCTCTTGAATCTTGCATGCTCTTCCCTCTAGTTATGGCAGGTGGATCATGTTGGACATTGGAACATCGGTTAATAGTCCAAGACAGGCTTCTGGTCATGGAGCGGACTTGCGGGTTTGGTTACGTCTACAGTGCTAGGGATCTTATCGAGAGAGTGTGGTCAAGAAGGGACCAGTCAGAAGGCACAGGAGCAATTGTAAACTGGGAGCGAATACGATGCTACGAGATGCAAGGGCTTGTGGTATTCTAGGCGACCAGTTCCGTAACAAACTAATCAATCGGGTTTTGATTGTTGTCTTGGCGTGTCCTAACTCAGATCTTAATTCCATGATCTTATGCCTTAAATAGCAATCCGCATTTATCTAGTAGCACTGTAAACACAGACTATTGTCGCGTCacgcggttccaattcaattttttACTACGCTGAAGATCCAGTTCTTGATTAAGCTCCTCTTTTTACAATGCTGCTTCTGTGATCCCTTAAGTACAACGATCTTCTTTTCGTCCGAACATTTTACCCCTCATAATTGCTTTTcccagccatcttctttctCATGATACCCGAAGTTATGCTGTTGTCCACTATACCAGGTCTGCTAGCAGAGTCGACAGAGACACCACTATCCGACAACTATTAACGTGAATGCATAATGAGCCGCCCACCAGAGCGAGCCGCCCCACCCTACCACGAAATTGGAACTAACCATCTACAAACACAAATTTCTCCACCGAAAAATATGGAAACCTTACCTGCAGAGAGTCACATAATGCTAGCTGCTGAAGCTATCAAACAGAACCCCAAACTAAGCGTTCGAGCCGCTTCAAAGATCTATACAGTCCCACGAAGCACGCTTAAGGATCGCATGAAGGGCAGACCTGCGTATTTGGATACGATATATCGATATCAACTCTGCTATTTGGATATATCGATATTGATGtattgtcggataaaactgcctctgttgatagaacaagcaaacttggagtaattgctagatgtcataaaatcatagatatccggagatgagaggctagccaaccacctggaattttatcagaaggctggtagttgTGCTTCTGAAAtcagataaatgacgtgaatccctctggcaagagaagcaCAACGAGCAGGAAAAACAAGAATAATGATTTTGAAAACGAGCTTAGTTAgcaatgagtctcataacgtggCAAATCTTCCAAATAAGGCAACTGCAGCAATTTCCTTTGTAAAGCAATTGTTCCTCAGATAATCTTAATACAATCGGCACCTTCAGCTCAGTGCAGCTCATCTTATGCCATCCTACAGTGGTCTAACACACCAAGCTTAGCCCATGTTCACAGTAACATTTCTACGTTTGCGCTTTTTAATGCAGCATATCAAGCTAACAGAAGATCTGACTATTATCCCTGGCGTTGATGTCCGAGTCGCTACTTGAGTTGGGTAAATCGACATCTCGTGCCGCTACATCTCGAGTAGTACGAGGCGAATAGTACGAGTTGCTCTTGGTGCAGAACTAGCTGTTTTATGTTTGCACAGAACTCGATTTGTTTGCATGACTGGACGACaatcgggcagaagatcccctgtgaatcgggcaatGAGAGAGTCTTGATTCCTACATAAAACAGTGGAATCATACGAGAACTAAATACTTCGGAATACTGCTACCTGCAAGGCAGAATTATGAGAATTGCTGTTGCCTTTCAGGCAATAGCATACTgcgcttgctttgaatgagcgacttgatcttgatagAAGTCGTGTTGGTTCGTGGCGTCGACCATGCTGAACATACCCGTGAACAACCAGAATCGTGACACCGTCAACCGAAATCGCAGAGAGTGACTGGCCGGAGcacattgctgccacaagAGCAACGTTGCTCGTTAGCCGACTGCAACCGCTCGAATTGCGAAAAGCCAGAATGTCGACTCGTGCGCTGGCAATTGCGCATGAAGAGTACAACGCTCACCAATCGGATCGTTGATCAGCCTGTTGATGCTCTGCATCCGCTTCCTGTGGCCACCGCAATCCTTTGCTTCCCGGGCTGCAGCGATCCCAAATGGCATCGAGTACTCGTCAGAATTGACTCGACCCTGCGCCTTGTATTACGCGAGGGGCGAGACGGATAACTATCCAATCTTCCATGGCACGATAATGGCCGATCCCCAGCTCCAGAACAAATACAAAATGTTGGATTAGAGTGCATAATCAACTAAAGCAGGCGACTAATTAACACCCCAGCTGTGCGAAAGGCAGAAGCACAAGGAAATTGTTCCATGTACCGCAAAGCCCCCTGAATCTTTCCTTCCATGTTAACATACCGTAAGGCCGAAAGGTGGCTGAAAAAGGCACGTAATTTCCATTGAGGTGCCAAAAGTGGTTATATGGGTGATCTGGTTACGTGAgtgtccagcaccaacttAGGTTGGTGCCAGTGAGGGAGACGTGCCGAACCCCGAACGTATTTCGCAGTGGCATGGGTTTCCTGGTCGTCAATTTCTTTCTTAGCTTACAACAATGCTGGCTTGCGTATGAATCGAGGCCTGCCAAGAACGTAATGATCTGCGATGCAGCCGCTCACAAACCTTGACAACGTAACTATCGTTCCCGGCATAGCTGCAGATCCGGCCTGCAACATTTTGGGGATCCTAGTCCGTAGCTTTTGTATGGTGCGTCTACTGAATTCTATCATAGTGCCTTCCTGATTGACCCTGCATTCACCCGTTCAACTGTTCCATCCGGCAAGGATTTCCCCCATGCGAACTCGAGTCAGAGGCGCAGCAAAATTACCTGATTCCCCACAGCCACATTGCCATATTTGGTTACAACACAAAAGCTTCACCAAACCAGGCTGAGAGTCTATCAATATCTCTCTGCGCACGCCGCAGGTGTGTGTGTATATGGGgttttttcttgttctctaCTCCAACCCATTTCCTATACATCGCCAGTGACTTCCACCCTTGCCCCTTTCTTTATATCCGTTTACTGACGTTGTTGAATGCCTACGCTCCCTACGCTACCTAACACCAGCTGCAGCCTCCCCTCATCTGGCACCTGAACAGCTCCCTTCTGATCTCTCTAGCTCTCTTCGCCCCTAGGCAAATAAAGTTGCTAGAttcctccccatccatccaggAACACACTCTCAGGTCTGTTCTATACTGGATTAAAAACCAAGCTTCACTCTCGGTACGATGTTACTGTTCTAGGAGCTAGCTGCGTATCGTATGAGGGCAAACCCGAACACCTCTGATACCTCAGACTGATCAAGGAATTTTGGCCCGCTGCCGAAAGTCAAGACATAATCTGCTCCTCTGGGAGTCTTGGATCCATTTATGCGCAATCATATTTGTGTGACCTGAGTTTAACAGACCGCCTTTCTACATCTCCAGATTATTTCTTCCCTCGGGCATTGTCAAGCTACTCCCCCTCTTAGTAAACCTTGTATACGATCCACTGTCGAGTCTAGCTTTCGCTATCAACCGCCTCCGTTCTAGTCGATCTGGTGGCAGATTGCGGCGTGTAGATGGAACCATACAAATTCAAACTGTTTTTGGTACAGGGATGCGCAACGGACCGGAAATTTAGTAGTACGAGATTCCAGCGGCAAAAGCAAGAGGCAATACGTTTCAATACTGTGCTAGCAAAGAATTGATTCGTGGCGGATTTCCTGGCTAAGACATACAAGAGTTGATCTGTTGGCTACCAGGAAAACAATAAACAAAGAGAGTACGTCAGCTGCAGCCAAATATTTGTAGGAGAATTAATGCTTCTAACAGCGCATCGTTAGGTGCTATTACGTGTTGAGATGCGTTCGGCTATCTTGTTGCAAGAAACAGAGAAGACACTACTCAAGTCTGGAGCGAATTGCATTTCTACCTCAACCAAAATGGAAGTGGTTGATTTGCTTCCCGCTGAGGAACAACGATTGGTTTGGTATGAAACGGAGCGAAAATTTTGGTACAAATTTGACAATGAGACCGATGTCAAAAAGCAAGAGTCGGAGCAAACATATAAAGCGagggaggcggaggcgagAGCCGATCTCGGCATCTTAACCAAGCACCGAGCACAACTCACTGAAAGACAAGAGCGCCTTTTTAAGGAGCTTACACAAGTCGATGAGGAGCTTGCTCAAGTTGTCGAAGAACGTAACGACAGAGTCACGAAATTGAATAATCTGAAACAAACTCACCGGCAAAGCGAACGTGATGCACTGGAGGAACGCAGGAAAATCGCGAACAGAATGAAAAGATTCTTTAGGATCAAACGAGGAGAGGATCCAAATACACCTTCTGGACAACACCGCTACCATTTACGCAGAAAAAGTATCCAGGGAGCATTCGGAGGTGCAGGGCTTGTTCCATTTGAACCAAAAAGTGACTTATTGCGGCTAGATGTGAGGCTACGGACGCCATCGCCAGTTGATGAGGCACTTGATCTACCAAACAGGTGGGCTCCAAAGACCTGAAATAACCCAACCGAGGCAACTTCACAGgctaactatattaaaagacgGATAAGCCACTACCTAGGAAGCTCGCCAACCTCAATTTTAGACCCTGTGGATCAAATTACGAGGGGAACATGCAGAATGATGCATAAGATGGCTCCCTTAAAGGCTGAAGTTGAACAGCTTCGAACGGCAAATGCACTACTAAGCAAGCAGCGTAGAGCTAAGAAAACGCATCTACGCCAAGGCTGTATGATTATTGCTGAGGGACAATCTCTTCGGGGCCAGAATGATGCGGAAGAGCAGATGAGGCAGGAAGATCGCCTGAAAAGGGGTCGGAAGCCGCTGGATGAGCGGCAGGGTCGGCGATGTGGTACGTGCGGCAAGACTGGTCATAATgcgcgaacttgtcagattgacGTGGAAACGTCTAATGAAGAGAACAGCAGTAAAAATTAACTATTTTTCTTCGTTGTGGttttgttgcttccaccgccgtctttggcggcggagccagtagcctgcgaatggcttcaaacagtggctgaaacagacctcacgtgagcaggcttcaacaccaacacaggcgtacgttatctatagctagatgaattcaacaagcatcaatcaaccagttacgagtaccccaaaccgcgtgataattatcacccgaatagaagccttgcgcttccaacaggttttttttttgtaaaATCTCTATAAGGTGATTGAAAGCGGCGAACTCACCATGCTGGCGCACCCACCATGCACCCACGTTAGCTAAACTTCAAGTAACTAACGTATTGTGTTATCTCAgctcattcattcattcatttaTTACGCCCGGTGGAAAGTCCAAGAGGGCAACTATAAACCTATGGCGCATGTACATTCTTCAGCTTAGCCTTTGTCTCAATCAAGCCCATAACTCCTTATCATCCAGTTCCTGCTCTTTACAATTTGTACTGTTGCTTCGCCAGGGTTTCTCGTACTCTATCGATTTGCACAGCGGGCTAGCTTGGGGCTTATTCCCCAAGTGTTCAGGATCCTATCTACGGCAGCTGAAGCGGCGTCTGCTGGTTTTAGCACGAGACGTTAATCTGTATCTGCAGAGGAAGCCCGTCTGACGCGCTTAGACGTTCCTTTGCCAGTGTCCGTCCGCATTCGGTTGCCCCGACGATCTATCTCCATGGCCTTCAAGCTCGGCTTCACTGTCCGTGTCGATCGTTTCGGCAGCTACTGGACAAGCTCATGTTTGGACATTGGGCTAAGACGAAGGCGGCGCTCGACATGAGGCGGATTGTGGACAGCTTGACGTTTGAAGGTTCAGGCCGGTCGTTCGCGACGAATCACAGAAACAAATGGCTGCAATCGGGCTATAAGCGAGTGGCGAAGCTGGGAAAAGAAAAGCTCTGGCGCGAaggcaagggcaagggcaagggctGGAGGCAAGCCGAAGTGGTGGAGTATCCCGCGCTGCTGCAACGATTTAAGCTTTGCAGGCTCTGCCACGAAAAAAGGAGTTATTCGACGGCTTTGTACGCCTCCTCTGGGACAGCTCATGCCGCGAGACACCTAGTCCGTCAGCACCAGATCGTTGAATTTGGTGACAGGAGTCCATGCTTGGCGACTCCGTTCACCATAGCGGCCAAATCCGCGTCCTCTTCTGTACGCCCTTTGCCGCGACAGACTAGTCTAGGCTTTCAGCTCGCCTCCCACTTTGACGAAAGGTCATGGAAATCTCGTTTCGTGGACTGGGTCATCCTAGAGGATGTCACCTTCCGACAAGCATCAAGCGAGCGGCTACGGTGGTTGATTACGAACGGCGGGGAGGTTGCGAGTCAGCTACTTCCCGAGCATCACACAACAGTTTGTTCGTGGATCCGTCAAGCCTCGGCGGCAGATTATCTTTAATCTCGTCAAGGACGCAAAGAGTTGCGTCCACCTTAGCTTTGATCTCTGGACTGCTTCCAACGGGTTCCACTACATTGGCGTTCTTGGCCACTTTGTGGATAGCCAGGGCAAAAAACGTGATGTCCTTCTTGGACTGCCGCGCCTAGTTGGGCCACACTCTGGTGAGAATATGGCCTCGTATATCAAGGAGGTAATCGAGAAATACGAAATAGGTTCCAAACTCGGATATTTCATGCTTGATAATGCCGAAAGTAACGACACTTGCCTAGAGACGCTTGCGAGGTGGTTCCCAATGGACACGAGCCGGCGTCGACTGCGTTGCGTAGGCCACATTATCAATCTGGTTGTCCGCGCTGTCATCTTTGGGTCAAACGTCAGTAAGTTCGAGGCGGAGCTTCGTGGGGCTACGGACGAATTTAGTTTCGAGATTTGGGCCAGGAAGGGGGCTATCGGCAGACTCCACAACCTTTCCACCTATATCCGACGGACGGACCAGCGACGACAGGTGCTTCGGCGTTTACAGACCGAGCTCGCCGGGGACGACGCAATATTTACATTGGagattgttgttgatggcaagacaCGCTGGAACTCCATTTACGATATGATCAATCGTGGTATGCTTACATGGCCGGACATCTCCATTAGACATCCGCTGACATAGTATTGGCTTCTCCTAGCACTGGAATTGCGCAGTGCCATAGAGCTCTATCAATCTCGCTGGCAAAAGCCCAAACATGATCCCGTCCACCGTGACTTAACTAAGGATTTTCTCAACGCTGCGGATTGGGCTGAACTAGAGCGCTTCCGTGACTTCCTAAAGCCGTTTTACATCCTTACGAAGACGATGGAGGGTAACGCCAACAATCCAGAGGCAGAGGGCGGGCATGGTGCGGTGTGGGAGACCCTTAAGACAATGGACTATTTGTTCGTCAAATTTAAACAGGCCGCGGAGGAAACTCAGTTCGAGGAGCCGTCCCATGTTAAGTCGGGAATTGATTGCGGATGGACGAAGCTTGAAGACTATTACCTCAAAACGGACCGTACGCCAGTCTACCGAGCGGCATTAGCGCTTCACCCATCTTATGGGTATGACTACTTTGAGAGGCACTGGAAAATTGTGATGGATAAGCCGTTGTGGTACAGCGACATGCAGTCTGCTGTGGGTAGCATGTTCGATGAATATGTACGACAGGCTGACGTCGAAACCCAAGCTCAAGTGGATATTTTTGACGACGAAGCTGATGAGATCGAAGCCGATATTAATGACTACAGTTCATTTGGGAAATGGTCAATCCGCTCTTTGAATACACAGCgaaagaaggtcaaggcaaCTAGCGAGCTTGATCTATTCCAGACACGGCCAATTTACCCCCAAGATCTCGACGTTGCCAACCCTCTTGAATGGTGGAACCAACATCAGTTGGAATATCCAGTTTTGTATCGAATGGCGCTCGACCTGTTCTCAATTCCTGGCATGAGTGCTGAATGTGAGAGGGTGTTCAGTCAGACAAAAAAGATGATCACGGATGAGCGCAATCAGCTAGCGCCTGAGGTGGTTGAGGCGGATCAACTCCAAAAGCACTGGCTAATGAGAGGGCTGGTAGCGTAGTAATGAATGTTTATGGACCTAATGAGATTTATTCGGACGGTTATAATCCCATTGTAGCAGCACGGTAGAATTTCGGGATCAGACTATCAGACCTAGACAGACCGGCTTGTTCAAGTCAGACAGTCCTAGACCGACAGACCGGGAGCCTCGACAAGGCCAGACCGACAGACCGAAGGGGCCGGTCTGGGTCTGTCGGTCTGTTAGCCACACTGTTACTAAGTATCGTAGGCTTGTGCAGTGGTAGCAAAACGCGGGTTAGGACGGTTTTATACTCCTCGTTCAAAGGCATGACGAGGTCGTATACGATGGTGCCAAGGATTTCGAGAAATTCAGCAACACCGTTGAACCTCTCGGATTCGTAGATAAACTGAAGGAGCAtctggttgatggattgTCGGATGAAGCATCGTAGGCTGAGGAACCTGTCATATAGCGTGGCCTTTAACAAACCTCGCTCACGGGGATCTTCAGAATCAAAAAGTTGCAAGAGCTGGAGCACGAAGTTTTGGTCGATGTACGCCCTAGCCGTCTTGATGTCGAAATCATGACTCTCCATGACCCCCAGGAATAATTCATATACTGCCTTAATGTGTGGCCAAGCAACCTCCAGAGTTGGCTCGTCCTCAACATCGAAGAGTTCGGGCTGGCGGTATGTTGGTGGCTGTATTGTTCGAAAAACGTTTCTGCCGAACATGTCGACGACTTGCTCGTAGATGGAGTTTGCTAGGACATGCTCTTTGCTAGCAACGTGGTCCCTTAGCTCATACAAGGCAAGTCGCTTGATGTCtttggacttgacatcacaAGTTATATCGGTAAAGTCAAATATGACATTGCACTGGTCGATCTTTGCTTTGAACAGCGCCGGCCATTGGTTCGAGGACACCTCGTGGAAGCCTGGGAGCTTCCTGAGATCTTGCTGCATGGAGATGTCCACGTAGCTAAGGTGCCGTCACTTCCCCGTTGGGAGGGTATCGTGTCTCGAGACAGTACTCCTCGTGAATTAAAGGCGAACTGTGGGCAGCCTGCTACAACACTCAGCGGTGCCGTGTCCCTTAGCCGGCTTCGGCTGGCAAGTGCAACGATCAGGAGAGCGACAAGATCTTCGTTCTAGCCTATGTCGCCGGCACGGCGACATAAAGCGGCCACGAGTTGGGTGTTGACGCTAGGATTGTCCGTTGGACAGACGGAGCGAGAATTGGCGGAGATGTGGCGATGGGGGATTTGCATTGGGCGTTTGGTGGCTGTCTCCTGTGCCAATAGTCCTGCTCCAAACACGCACCCATAGGAAACAAGCTGGATTCAGATTCCGTAGCGTGAACCTATACTTGGTAAACAGGCGTGCTAGATGTAATTTACACCGTATTATCACGGCTACAACTATCAAGGATGGTTGAAGCTGAAACGGCAAGATTTATTGGAAATCACCTTGCCACTCTGATGCTCTACAATTGACTGGTATGCCATACCTCAAGCCTCACATGGATGGTGGGTCTAGCAGGCTGTCTGTGTTCCGTTGGCCGCATTTCATGCGAGGCATGCCAGTCATGGCCGACCTGAAACAAATCTAATAGTTATTCTGCTGCGAACACATAAACCAAATATGTGAGAAACTCACTCCTCCTTCCATGCGAGCAATTATGGACTCCGTGTGGACCCTAAAGTGTCTTCGTCAATTCTGAAGCTGGGCAGAGGCTGGTTATCTAAACCCCTTTCCCAAGAATTAACCATAATATCGGGAACTCCGAGACTGGCACGGGCGTACTTATTATTCAGCAGGTTATACACACCATATCCTATACATCGGATATAATCCAGAGCCTATTACGCCTGTCCGCCCCAGGGTAGGCCATGCGGGCTGCGTCTGTGGCGCCGCGCTAGGTCGATTCGCTTTCGGAAACCCGGATTCTTTCCCCACTTCTCATATGGGTTGCCAGGTACTAAGCCCAGAAGGTCTCGAGGCCAGGGGGACCAAACTTTGGCCACGTCACCCGACAGGGCTAAATCGGGACTTTTCCTTGCCTAGACAGGAAAAGTGGCCTGTCATCTTAGAAGTCTTCCCCCTGCTGTGCTCCACATTATGGGGGTGTGAGCTTGAGCCACCCCTGCACGTTGACGTCGCTGCAGTCTAATTTGTCCTAGTCGCAGCTGGAACTAGATCTCGACCCAAGCCATTGTAGATGATTCTCGGTGTCTCGTGGGCAGGTGAGCTGATTCAAGGGTGTTACAATAACCCTCCAAGGAACCATGTCCAGCCCTGTTCCAAATTGGCTAAATTTGCACAGCCGCAGCGGTTGGCAGCTGCCTATCTTGGTCAATCACGATGGTTGGCAA harbors:
- a CDS encoding fungal transcriptional regulatory protein (similar to Cordyceps militaris CM01 XP_006665805.1), coding for MCKRRKKKCDEIKPRCSDCRRLCLTCDWPPEQKYKAKTGSNATDIPVKEIVSCNNNIVVPVSTSSYMVKPMADMKMREMSLRNSPSSMTASCGGNHINYDDQTQHHGSQIGYGDFNPQIYHRTTVTAVASSGGVLSSVAMSAPSGVNDELAPDTGLISATTPYRFDSFKPITNGSPVVSMDSVPPAQSLSIYIPHFMPQLSSSQDRSLLNHYATTVASILSRRASAANPYTSYILPMAQSNDLVLHCILTLSANHWRKLQPHMGDRGLLHKSRATQGLAGILPHIDGISADIALVCSLLLCMTEVFDGTSEGWKLHLEGTKRLLITAQKQRCDVVTGRYKFLLCLARFLDSATTTSTCKPPLIGDEAAEAQALDSWTATPEDEESAIYGIPKVLFHMVDCVNTLAELRSTRVDQTSEAAFRRHATEIERRINNWPHQYSAMSPAGSALESADDDVLHAGLAFEYAIRLRLHQIVEGYELTDPKVGKYVDGILDCAQKIRYGSPLESCMLFPLVMAGGSCWTLEHRLIVQDRLLVMERTCGFGYVYSARDLIERVWSRRDQSEGTGAIVNWERIRCYEMQGLVVF
- a CDS encoding transposase-like protein (similar to Beauveria bassiana ARSEF 2860 XP_008603001.1) gives rise to the protein MRRIVDSLTFEGSGRSFATNHRNKWLQSGYKRVAKLGKEKLWREGKGKGKGWRQAEVVEYPALLQRFKLCRLCHEKRSYSTALYASSGTAHAARHLVRQHQIVEFGDRSPCLATPFTIAAKSASSSVRPLPRQTSLGFQLASHFDERSWKSRFVDWVILEDVTFRQASSERLRWLITNGGEVASQLLPEHHTTDAKSCVHLSFDLWTASNGFHYIGVLGHFVDSQGKKRDVLLGLPRLVGPHSGENMASYIKEVIEKYEIGSKLGYFMLDNAESNDTCLETLARWFPMDTSRRRLRCVGHIINLVVRAVIFGSNVSKFEAELRGATDEFSFEIWARKGAIGRLHNLSTYIRRTDQRRQVLRRLQTELAGDDAIFTLEIVVDGKTRWNSIYDMINRALELRSAIELYQSRWQKPKHDPVHRDLTKDFLNAADWAELERFRDFLKPFYILTKTMEGNANNPEAEGGHGAVWETLKTMDYLFVKFKQAAEETQFEEPSHVKSGIDCGWTKLEDYYLKTDRTPVYRAALALHPSYGYDYFERHWKIVMDKPLWYSDMQSAVGSMFDEYVRQADVETQAQVDIFDDEADEIEADINDYSSFGKWSIRSLNTQRKKVKATSELDLFQTRPIYPQDLDVANPLEWWNQHQLEYPVLYRMALDLFSIPGMSAECERVFSQTKKMITDERNQLAPEVVEADQLQKHWLMRGLVA
- a CDS encoding serine/threonine protein phosphatase 2A (similar to Fusarium graminearum PH-1 XP_011324500.1), with product MQQDLRKLPGFHEVSSNQWPALFKAKIDQCNVIFDFTDITCDVKSKDIKRLALYELRDHVASKEHVLANSIYEQVVDMFGRNVFRTIQPPTYRQPELFDVEDEPTLEVAWPHIKAVYELFLGVMESHDFDIKTARAYIDQNFVLQLLQLFDSEDPRERGLLKATLYDRFLSLRCFIRQSINQMLLQFIYESERFNGVAEFLEILGTIVYDLVMPLNEEYKTVLTRVLLPLHKPTILSNSVANRPTDPDRPLRSVGLALSRLPVCRSRTV